TTCGGCGCAGCACATTTATATGACGCAGCTTAACGCCTACAGGAGGGCACTATTGACGGCATTCCTTCATACAAGGCACCATCTAAAGGAAGCCGTTTCCGAATGCATGTCGGAAATAGTGGGAGTTGGAGAAGAACTAAACAGTCAACCGTGCACGTCGCGCGACGATGTCTTCCCGAAGTTCTCGCGCATAGCCGTGTCCTATCGCAAAGCCTTccaagaaaacgaaaagctGTGCTCTCTGAATTGCCTCGTTGCCTTTCTGGCAAGCCTAGCTGGTGAACATACGCTCGATGTCGCCTCGAACGTCGAGTCGGCCTGTCGCCGCGTCCACGGTATCTTTGCCTCTGTGGGGCAAGGTGACCAAGAAGAATGCAGGGGAGTTCGTTCAGCGGAGaatgcagaaaaggaaagagatgACAATGAAGTAGAACGACCCGATGGAGAGCCTCCCAGAGAGTTTGATGGCAAGTTCGAGTTGGGTGGGAACTGCGCGTGGTGCTTGGCCAAATACGCCGCTCTTGTCCCTGCGGATCGTTCCATTGGTAACGCGACTCTGGCGCCCTGCCTAAACTAATACAAGACAATACACGCTGATATTCAGGTGGATTCGGTCATATTGACATTCACACACGAGGTCACATAGACAAATAACTAGATGAGTGTGGAGATACGTTGCGTCTGTACGAGTGAACATGGGCGACAACACCTGTCTCATGACCGAGTGATTTGGAGTCGACCCCGTCGGGTTGTCAACGGTACTGTAGGACTCGCCATCGGCACCCTCTTTTGTTCATCAGGAGGTGGCGGGGCCCAGCAGAGGGAGATTGTTTTCCTGACTCGGTGGAATTGAGCTTATTGTTACTTTGGTACAAGAAGTACGTTCCACCATGACTCAGCGAGTCTATCTACTCCTTTTGTGTGGATGCATGATCACGCCATCGCTATTGCTGTCCAAAGAGTGTGTGGATACTGTGCAACACGACTCAATCAATTTCTGAAAGAGCTAAATACAGCATGAACATGATGAGAGTCACTGCTCTAGAAATCCACTCTTCCCGTGTCTTCTTTCTACTGTCCGATGGGATGCGCCAGCTGCAATCAGCTACGGAGGTGACGCCTATGCGTTCTCAACGCTTCGTGGCGCCAAAGAATTTGCGCAGCATCCAGATCGTCTCCTGTCAGATATACGGCAACAGATAAGAAGACAGCCGGCCTTAATTCATCTTCTGAATCTCGATCGTCTGTACCCGAGGTAAGAATATTTTTTCGGTAGCTACCGTTAAATAATTCTTCATTCAGTCGCTGCCGAGTATCTATTATGATAATTGTTTTAGAGAGCTCTTGAAAATGGTAGGCCTCGGGGAGAAAGATGTTGTGTCCATGCGTATTGAGTTTGTTCTCCCGAAAATCTTTTCCTATGCCTCGCTCCTAAGAAATGAAGTGAATCCGCCGTACTCTGGGACGCTCTCAGAAATCGTGCTGTTCTGTTGAAGAGCGAGTTGGAGGGCTTGGTGATCCCAGCATTCCGCTCTTCGATAAAACTTCGAGGCATCCTGTGCGTGACGGGAAAAGACACTATGTCCACTCTCCGGAATATTCCTTGACTGAGGTGCCTTTCTGTTGCAAACCGTGGACATTAAGTCTTGTGATAGCCTTCGGATCTGCCGTCCTTGATTGAGCAACATGCTGTTCTCTTGCCCTCTTGCATTCGGTTCTGGAGTCGGTAGAGGTATTAGACATTCGTATCATTCCACACCACTTAGGTGAGTTTCCAATAAGGAGGCGATGGTATACACTGTTGCAACAAGACCCTCCACCGCAACAACAGAAACGATTTGCCCTCGGCAAATCTTCGATCATGCCACATCCACAGTCGACAACTAGGGACCACGTGTGCTTGTTGAGAGTCTTGTCATCCACAGTGGCTTtacttcctcgtctttcgtATGGAAAGGTTGAGGCCTCACTTAACGACGTGGgatcatatatatatatatatgtacatacatacatgtgtTCAAATGAAACATTCTACGAGTGGTCTGGCTACCGTGATGCTTAACGAAGGGGCACCTGTAGAGGATGAGCCATGGACACAAGCAGGATCATGGATAAAAACGTCTGGCCGATGACAGGGGATAGTCCATCGCCTTTCATTTTTGGCAAATCGCGTCGTTCTCTCGAAAAACCTGCGACTCCGGTATGCACGGGTGATCTCTTATGAATCAGGTCCAGCCTGCGGAATATCCTCAAGCTCCAGCGAAATATCGCCACACGTCTGAAGCAAGAAACACCACGTTTTGGTAAAGACACTGCCACAGCCGACCAGCTGTTCCTTTTGCTTCACGAGCCTCGGAATGCCGACGCTGCGGTTATGACTCCAGTACATTTCGAAACGCTTGAGAGAGACACGTCGTACCACTGGAACGAATGGGAGTTGAGGCGCAGAGCCCTAAAAGTAGCTGATATTCTCAACAGGACAACAAGGAGCTCACAGACGAAAAGCTCGCACTGCCGTATggaacaggagacacaggtCTACCCGctcaaagaaaaagaacagaacACAATGAAGAGCAAGGGCACGAGTACCATCCGAACAAAGAAGTACATAACTGGTCtacgaggaaaaacgaacacTAAGGCGGAAACAGTCAAGGTCGAGCTAGACCCGTGATTTACTCCTTTCAAGTCAGGAGATGGCAAGGCACCGAGcagtcttttttctccatttcatCCGGCTGGACACTGCTGGTAGCCGGTAGTGGCCTTTGTGGATGTTCTCGCTGGCCAGACGATGCGGTCGCAGTTGGTTATTGTTTCGGACCACTTCCAGCAGAAGGCTTGACTGCGTCAGACAGAGTTGAAGCCGACCAAGAGACATTCGTAATTTGGGGGCCTTTTTGTAATATCTCGGTCAGCAGTGGATTCCTAATGATTTCACCACTACCTACTCAGAGCAACTATTAGTTGGATCCACAGCCAGATCCCGCAACGAAGTTGTAGAACAAATATTTCACCGTCTCGCACTGCGTTCCTCCAGAATGATAAAGATGAACGCCACCCACCACAAAAGAACATCCGACATGCATAAAGTTTCCCATGAAGTCCGTTGTCTGCATTCACATCACCAACGCGGTGTATCGTCCCCCTGTAGGCTACTCTATCAGCACCATCACCTGCGGCATATTGTTGGAAGGAACCGTTAACGATCGTCAGAGTGAACCTACTGGACTGCTGGTTTTGGAATGCTACTTGACAAGTCGGAGCTGCACACATGCGGACAATTACACTTACCCAGTCGTGGAAGAATTGCTCAGAATCAGCTTCCTTTTGCTTGCTGTTACGCTTCATGCCTGTGCCAGCTGCACCCACCTAATCATGGAAGAAAGGCTCAGATTCAGCTGCGTTCAGTTAACTGTTGCGCATCGTGCCTACTTTCCGACAGCATCACGTCGCTGGGTACCCAACACAAAACCGGCTCTGCTGAAGACCCGGACACCTTCTAGGCACCCACTGATAAACGCCCAATTTAGTAAGGCTGTCTGCTGTCGGCATTTCCCAGAGGCTGTCAGTTCTCAGCAATTTTCGCTTCCAATGGCGAGTTGTCTGAGCTCCTCCAGACACAACACTGGGACACCCATTCAAGCTCCTGCTGCAACTCGTTCAAATAGCTCGAATGCCTTGCATGTACCACTGTATTTCCCACCAGTGCGTCTTCTATCTGAATGAGCTTTTGAGTAAGTCTACTTACGAAAGTGGAAGCGAGACTTACAATATTGCGACGTGTTGTAATGTCCCCACGCGCAACAGTGAAAATGCCAAAAGAGGTATTTCAAAAGCAGGCGACCCACCTTCAATGTACCTCCTGAA
This Toxoplasma gondii ME49 chromosome VIII, whole genome shotgun sequence DNA region includes the following protein-coding sequences:
- a CDS encoding hypothetical protein (encoded by transcript TGME49_230200), whose product is MACLKLQAIHEARLFEEERRLQGQDSGIAKDIADEIVSFSHTVLKDVGRLEALYEKVIQFCFTRYVGAPWVKEGDDSMALKDTRAALESAFPISGLRSLFGLTPRERFRHLEELSCIVLGIRIFNSLVGGGTALCLPDPKNLLTLHSPDLPLSIEQEIEEGEKQIQELVKILLHSPVLLAKAGSETAEQDLALISAQHIYMTQLNAYRRALLTAFLHTRHHLKEAVSECMSEIVGVGEELNSQPCTSRDDVFPKFSRIAVSYRKAFQENEKLCSLNCLVAFLASLAGEHTLDVASNVESACRRVHGIFASVGQGDQEECRGVRSAENAEKERDDNEVERPDGEPPREFDGKFELGGNCAWCLAKYAALVPADRSIAAISYGGDAYAFSTLRGAKEFAQHPDRLLSDIRQQIRRQPALIHLLNLDRLYPRSSLRNILKLQRNIATRLKQETPRFGKDTATADQLFLLLHEPRNADAAVMTPVHFETLERDTSYHWNEWELRRRALKVADILNRTTRSSQTKSSHCRMEQETQVYPLKEKEQNTMKSKGTSTIRTKKYITGLRGKTNTKAETVKVELDP
- a CDS encoding hypothetical protein (encoded by transcript TGME49_230205) — protein: MPSAPTYGVPGKTSFRGTLKVGAAGTGMKRNSKQKEADSEQFFHDWSSLLLEVVRNNNQLRPHRLASENIHKGHYRLPAVSSRMKWRKKTARCLAIS